In Carassius carassius chromosome 2, fCarCar2.1, whole genome shotgun sequence, the DNA window CAATCCCTTGTTTTGGGTTTGCCCGTGTTTTGTGTGGTGTTCATGCTTCAGTCTTACCCTCTTTTCTCCTATTTAAGGACCCGTAGTTCGGAGATCCGGCCACATGAAGGGTCCACAGTGTGCCGGCCAGCTCTGAGATCTCTGTGTGCACCTGAGCaattaaaattattgtttatgttattttgtgttttttggcaAGAATAAAGGATTCTCGTTTCACTACTCTGCATCTGAGTCCTCTGTCTATCCCGCACACtgacactggctacctattaagtacTATGAGTATACATACCTAATTCTGTCATCAGCTAAGTCAAGAAATCACAACAAAATTTGATTAAAGCTCTAAATTGTGCATGTATACACAGCACATAAAAAACATCTCTCAAAtgcatgtactaaaatatattctGCAATGCGAGATCACAGTATAAGGCACGAGTtgatatgtaatttttatttgcaaTTTGATGCACAAATACAGTGCAATTATActagaaaatatttgaaaatgaaaccatttgaatgcataaaataaactatttttatattCTGACACTTATGTCTACTGTTGACTTCCGgcctttttaaaatttttatcacCATCTGCAAGCTCAATCCATGAGTATGCAATGTTGGAGAACAAGCATTTGGGagttttgaaaagaaagaaataatacaaaaatgttcaTGTTCACTCAGTATTACTTGATCTATTTCACAAAATTTAGTAGAAATTAATTGTACTTAGTTGTGTACAGTCCAGTACATtacaatcaaacacattttatattgaaataattgtGATAAAGCGAGAACCACCACTCGCTAGGAGACGTTGCGAATGTCCGTAAAAGATGTTAAATGATGGCTCAGCCCGCAATAGCACTTATGTACAAGCGAAATTTATTTAcagtgccaaaaaaataaatacagtccaataatgaaaaaaaaatatttatattggttCACAAAGTACCaaagaaacaacaaacagaaaataaagagGGAATAATCCAAATGGAAAAAAGTCAATATACCGGTAAGTATCTACAATATACAGGAGTTGGAAAGATCGCTTGATGCACCACAGTTGCTCTCTCGCTCCGGCTTGGTAAACAAGTATATTGTTTATATAGGCCAGACTCCACCCCCTTCACATGGGACTTCTCAAATGGGTGATAACAGACGGTAAAAACCCACTACTTCAGGCATTTCTACTTCTTTTACACAAATACTTAATACTAAACACATaatcaacaaataaaacattaaacacaaaaataatacatttaaccatttaatttatttacacacaaaaaCAAGGTACCCCCTACTAATATTAAACAATGGTTTGGCGGGTTTCCGGTGCGCTGCGGCAGCGCGGCGCAGTCAGTGACGTCATAACTGATCGTCGCTCGATCGATCTGTTTGGCAGCGTCTCACACCGGAACACTGACCATTGCACGCCCAAAACACTGACGAGACCAGACAATGcgcagtgtgagtgtgtgaaatgTCCGGGGTTATGAATATTAACGGATGTGGAGGGGAAGATGAAATAATGTCCAACGCGTATGTGCCATCGGGACCGCATGTGCACCCGCGCTGTCGACGGCGGAACAGCAGGAGGGAAACGAGCGTGAGTTATTACAAAGGTAAGTATTTCTGCTtaagtgtaggtgtgtgtgtgtgtgtgtgtgtgtgtgtgtgtgccagtgttGCCCAGCAGTGACAATTAGGTCAGCTTTGTCACAATAATGAAGATTTCTGTGCCTGTGGAAGTGCCACCTCAGGCTGGTTGCTGGCCcctctctggccacccctatgAAAACATGCTGGCTCTGCCACTGAACAGATCATACAGTCTCATACATTTGAACTCTGTGAACAGAGCAGTTTTTGACAAGGCAAAAAGGATTTACAGTTCATTgtaaaatgggcatctgatgtcccattaaaaaaaaagaacaaactaaaaagttttaagtttattagtttgtttgttaaatctgtgtacatacattttcaatttaagccgaaacatatttttaatgttgGATGACTGACCTTACAAGAGAAGATGTCAGCTATGTGAAGGAAAATATTGTTGAAGGAAAACATTCCAGTTCATCCATGtcacaaaaaaagtgaaaatgtggaatcccaagtttaaagcaatatgtgaaattgcatagacatgaacagccaacaatcacttaattaaccctcaaattgagttcctcaatgaggttaaaattatattagaccAGGACAGATGTGAGACTGGAGGTAAGGTACTTGCGTagcctgtgtaaagggggttccctttgttgtcgttggaAAGGGGGTTTCctgaggttgctgattggctggaagttcagtagtcattggagtgacgtcttgggaagcctgtGGTTGGACGTTGGCTGAAGACACGGAGCTGTGGGCTGGTTGAGCTTGAACAGGCTCTTGAGGTCAGACTTGGAGACACAGCGTtaaaaaacttaactcagaaacACGGAAATCTCAACTCTCTAACAGTCATGACTAAAAGCAGCAGCTGAAAAGCAAACGCTAAAAGCAGAAACAAAATTTGATgatgtcctgagtatttaaacagGCCTTTTGGCCACagctcaaatgttgtcttgaccaattagatctTGTCTtagctcggggtatcataaatcacatgttatcttatcaagcaggtggtccaaattttcccgctcttgcagggtataattttggacatgatttctataacaagaatatgatacatttgacaaataactgatggtcagaaacttgtcaagcaagcagattgaagcacaaacatactaaacatgaatatgaatccttaagctatccaatagttattaaaagacatacacaataagtgataataaacatgatagtcaaatgtgtgggtaacatataaatgaatatggagttatgGGATGGACTGATATtaatttataagtccttttgagttcattttggtccatctatatctataaaagacagttcctgtgccattctctgacataaggatgttctgtggagactagaggttaaaaggtcccctttcagtctggttctgctaggtggggggaagtcaatccaaggatcttgtgtaTTACTCTTATGGGTTTGCATATGATGGGTGGTGATGTATAtcgattacttgccccaaatttgacaatctcttccctgaattgaaattgtcaataattgttctaatggtgttaatgttgaaagctcttctgtgaaagagttggttggttggttatcttccttgggacttgtggcactaggaactGATTTAtaacatcctgttgcctttctgatgaattcggctcatgtttccACCATGGTCgcgatcgactctttaatttgtctggttcaggTGTGATACGCTACATAAGATTTTCTGTAATTTTctgtaatctttttttatttttcttattattcttactcaaattattcttattgtatttttctagtgctcaaattaATCACTTATATATAATAACTTATAtataagtttctgtctagtgtgttataattgacaaaaaaaacaatgcagtggtatgtttaatgactaaatagtttgtagaatccttcaatacagttggtaaaaaaaaattatatttggagGGGGGTCTAGatatagtctcataaaaatatttgcaggagccTAATTTTACAtgatatcttcttcagatttgaaatagaaactcatgagacatgttaTTTTCAACCCATTAATTTTCTaaattgctccaggactgatttcatgcatttttatatcaaataaaaaaaatatatttaagtgtggtaaaaaaaagttcaaggcacttcagtgtctataacttttaatattattgagctttatcaaatctggttgataaaaagttaagcccaaagggtcttctttccaaagacaccatttgtttgtaacacactgaagacaaaattatgtttttaacacactgaattaggaaactgttaaaattttaaattaggtagagcactttcagctgtgagtcccataaggagggggtcaggttaacaggttaagagGTTAAGAATTTATTTCGGCCCCTATTTTAACGACCCCTGACCAGTCTTGTCAGTTCATTGTGGAGGGGGATGCGTCTGAGGTGGCGGTTGGGGCAGTTTTGTCTCAAAGATCATCTTCGAATGAGAGAATACATCCCTGCGCCTTCTTTTCTCATCGTTTAACCCCAACGGAGCAGAACTAAGACATCGGGAATAGGGACTTACTAGCTGTCAAGTTGGAGCTGGAGGAGTGGCATCACTGATTGGAGGGAGCGGGGTTTCCATTTATTGTTTGAAGTGATCATAAGAATCTTGAGTACATTCGCACCGCCAAGAGAACAAATTTTAGAAAGGCTCGCTGGACATAATTTTTTGGACGTTTCAGGTTTACCATTTCTTATCGCCCCGGCTATTAGAATGGTAAACCTGACGTGTTGTCGCAGGTTTTTGAGGCTGAGACTAGTCCCACCAGGATTTGGAGAGTGTTCTGCACTGTGTTGCATCTGCTGAACCGTCATCTTGGAGTTCCAGGTTGACAATAGTAGAGTATGCGTATAACTACCTCCTGGTCTCGTCTACGGTTTTGTCTCCTTTCCAGTGCTGTTTAGGCTACCAGCCACCTTTATTCCCCTCTCAAGAATCTGATGTCGTTGTTTTTTCCGCATGGGTAGAGGTCACCAATATCTGGTAGAGTGGGAGGGTTATGGTCTGGAGGAGAGATGCTGGATTCTGGCTTGCAATTTTCTGGATCGCGCTCTCATCGATCAGTTTAATCACCATCATGGTGAGTCCTCCGGAAACGCCAGAAGGCATTCATGAggtggggggtactgtcacggtgctGCGGCCTAATGGTTTGTTGCAAAGGTATGTAGGAGCTGCAATAATTAACACCCAGTACATGTAGTGATTAAAAGCATTTGTCCAGAATTTATCACTAGACGAACAACAAAAGCAACTTTGTACAGCTGTACATTTACACTATGTTCCTGCTGATTTGCATAGTTATGAAAATTTCCACTGGCCCGTCCATATTGTTATACATTTCTATTGAGTTTTACCTATTCTATACAATGTCAGATCAGTGAAAATCTTGAGTTTACCTCAGAAGTCCCTTTTTTTCAGTGAATCTTCAATGATTGAACAATTTTCCCCCAGAGACCAAAACACGATCTCCTGGACACAACCTGAGAAAGCAATTAAAAGGGGGTTTAAAATGGACAAAACATGAAAGGAGAATAATTGGTTAGTGTAACGAAATGTTAATTACATGTTAATTACATGTTAATTACACAATTAATTGTCTACATTGTCATTTGTCCATATGTTGTTGATAATCTAGTGTCTGATAAACAAACATtcaagacatgataaatatatacaTCAAAGAATTTCAATGTTGTTATCAGCAGAAAATTCTGTTTATTAGCGATTTATCAGAGTATTTTAATCGTCACACTAAATGACAAGTCAAAGCTACCAGAAATTCGcttttttatggatttatttttaaaattgttccTACGAGAACTGTAAAACCTGAAATTTTTGACCTTGTAGGaaatactttttcaaaaataatttccctccacattatataatttactgtCCATGTTTATTGTTGTACATTGTACCTTTCATTTAGATGTCCCACATATTGATTTTATAATACTGTACAACAatcgtttttttttcagaattcagaATAAACTACTTATTATAAAAGATGCTCAAGAAGGAACCTGCCTCACATTGGACAATACAATATGATTATGTTGATTCAACTTATTTTGGATTATTCCTTTTAGATGAAGATCTTATTTTGAAATCGAGCAcagtgttagttcagtcaggccacggaacAACTTTACTTGTTGGTTCAGTCAGGCCACCCAACAACTTTACACGAGATCTGCTTCCCCGCATCCACGAACAACTGGCCATTTCACCTTTAACTCATCCCCAGACGTCTTCACGAAGCTAagcaaagtttctttcattttattgtcTAGTGCTATTTGGTGAACATGGTTCAGACATTGCTTATTGTCATTACCACACCTGTAACACTACCAGTTAAATTAACAGCCTTGTTAATCTGTTGTCAAGGCTGTCGATATGAACAGGCTGCTGCTTCAGGCTCATCTATTGGGGATGCTTTCATTAAACTTATTGACTATTGCCAACACACTGTGTTTAAATCAGTGATATGCTGTTGCTCAAGCTAACTGGTGTATCGATATAGTGTTTGATACTTAAATGTACAGATCATAAATTTAGCtcatatctgtgctaaactttggctgcatccaaaaactgaaaaatgctgccttcggaggatgcatttcaaggtaggaaggcatcaagacaCGTCCGAATTAAAAGTTAGTTTTACTTCCTGTcttctgagatgccttcatctggccggtttttgaaggcagcatagatgtatccttcgctgcctttgatatcccacaatcctgtgcattccattctgtgacagttaaaccaaaaaataaagatggcgtctgaaattGTCGGTGGtcattttgtgtgtaaatgtatgtttttgatcaacgttttccacttttaatgtaatttctagcgagaaattaatattgcagtaatgaaatttCCAATTAGTTATCACCAATggtgcctgcaaagtcattgcctgatacgaCAGCGAGGCAGCAAGTAACCTGCCTAAGTTTTTGGATGCAGCCGTTATCTGGACAAGGGCTAATGCTCTTGCCTGAATTTGAGTATTGACCATATGTCGTACTGCTTTAAAGGGACATACTGATCTGTTTAGCTGTTATAAGAGAGCACCCTTCGCTACTTCTATTCTTCTGTAAGGAGTTTCTGCCCCACTAAATTCCTTCCTAAAGGTCTTTACTTAAAGCTATCAGGGTACTAGAACCACTTGCTTGTTGAGGCTTATCTAGTGTCCAGTATCATATCGTGCTAGACCTGTCATTGCATAAGCGAGATTTATGTTCTCGTTGGCTCCACTGCGAGCCTCCGATGACTGGTCAAGGCTTTATACTTGTCGCATTTGCCGTCGTCCAGGGTCACACGGGTGCTTGAAATCCTTGAAAATGCTTGAAATTTATGAgttttcaaggtaaaaaaaaatgcttggatTTAGAAAAAGTGTTTGAAAATGCTGTGCACTGATTCATTATAATTAGCTTTCTTACTGGTTAATCCTCCTATAGAggacataaaaaaagaagaaaaaaaaaaccttcttgcCGGAGGTTGCTGCTTCAGTCAGTGATGGCTCGAAATTACAAATTATGGTAAACCGAGAACTAAATATTTGAGTAGCCCCCTGTTAAGTctgtttggctttgttttccatgGCAGAGTGTGCGCTTCGAGCATATAAAGGTAAACTAAATTTTACCTTCACTGTTAAACTAAATCTTAAGACTGTCACGATTAAAGAGAAAagtgaaaatgaataaaagtgtttttgtggtaTACATTTAAGAACAGCTTACAATACTGATTTTTGTTTAGAACAATGTAAATTGCTAATGTGCCTTTAAAAATCCAAACGATTTACAAGGTGTGTCTgtgttgtatctgtgtgtgtgctttaacTAAGGTAAGAGTATGTATGTAAAAGGTAATTAACCACAGTTGTAAAGTGCTGGAAAATTTTAATGTCCTTGGAAGTAGTTTAATTTTACTTGGAAGGTGTAAGAAACCTGGTGTACTATTCTGTGAAATCCTTTAGGTCCTCATCTTCATTTGCATTTTGCCAGATTTGTTTAGTAAATCAGACTTGACCTGAGAGGTGTTCTGAGAAAAGCAATTCTGGAGTTCCTGTGATGTGTGAaatatattcagcaagaatggaGACTCGAGCTGCTAAGAGAAACACAGATAAAAGGAGGGATGGATGCTCTTGTCATATCTGACCATCACATGTATCTGGTTAATGGTCTTTAACAAACAAGATGGAGGAACTCTCTTATCTGTTCTTACTTTTGGGTGAGTATAAATGACACAAATCAATCAGATGATGTACATTTATAGATGCTGTTTAGATAATCTTTATGAAAAAATGTTAAAGAATCAAATGCAACATAAACTTAATGGACATCCCAAAAagcaatgaaaaatattttgtttttgtaacaggTGTCTTTTCCATTCAGGGGAGTTCAGAAAACGTGCAAGGTAATGTCCCATTAGTTAACATGCATTAAGTAACATTAACCAATACACGActtgtagtatttattaatatttgataatGTTGGTATTAAAATACAACTGCTTGTGGTTAGGTCATGTAAGTGCAgatccattaaaaatattaacttcaGAGTTTAATGTAGCAGTAAATAGAATTGAGTGTTTTGGACtggaatttaatattttaacccAAATGGAACGTATTGAAACTTCACACATTTGAGTCTTGACcctctgtctctttaaatgtttcTAGAGAATTTGGCATTAAAAGGGACGGCTGTACAGTCATCCACATATTACAACTATGTAGCTTCAAATGCCATCGACGGCATCAGATACGCTCCAGGTTCAGCCTCAAGCTGCTCCCACACAGATAACGAGCTCAACCCTTGGTGGAGGCTGGACCTGCTGgatttttactatatttacaaAGTGACCATCACCAACAGAGCCGATGGCTATTTGGAGCAAACAACTGGAGTAGAGATCCGCATCGGAAACACTCTGGAAAACAATGGCAACAACAATCCCAGGTGAAGTAATGAAAACAGTTATGaacgtcaaagtcaaagtcacctttatttatatagtgctttaaacaaaatacattgcgtcaaagcaactgaaacaacattcattaggaaaacagtgtcaataatgcaaaatgatagttaaggcagttcatcattgaatccagtgatgtcatctctgttcagttaaatagtgtctgtgtatttatttgcaatcaagtcaacgatattgctgtagatgaagtgaccccaactaagcaagccagaggtgacagcggcaaggaaccgaaactccatcggtgacagaatggagaaaaaaacctttggagaaaccaggctcagttggggggccagttctcctctgaccaaacaaaaccagtagttcaattccaggctgcagcaaagtcagattgtgcagaagaataatctgtttcctgtagtcttgtcccggtggtcctctgagacaaggtctttacaggggatctgtatccggGGCTTTAGtggtcctggtctccgctgtctttcagggctgtagaggtcctttctaggtgctgatccaccatctggtctggatacgtactggatctgggtgactgcagtgaccctctgatctggatacagactggatctggtggctacggtgacctcggaataagagagaaacagacaaatattagcgtagatgccactcttctaatgatgtatttataagtaataagcaatattttaaaatctatacgatgtttaatagggagtcagtgcagcgttgacaggaccgggctaatatggtcatacttcctggttctagtaagaactcttgctgctgcattttggactagctgtagtttgtttactaattgccagaacaaccacccaataaagcattacaattatctaaccttgaggtcataaatgcatagattaacatttctgcatttgacattgagagcataggccgtaatttagatatatttttgagatggaaaaatgcagttttacaaatgctagaaacgtggctttctaaggaaagattgcgatcaaataacacacctaggttcctaactgatgacgaagaattgacagagcaaccatcaagtcttagacagtgttctaggttattacaagcggagtttttaggtcctaaaattaacacctctgtttctttcagaatttagcagtaagaaattactcgtcatccagttttttatatcgactatgcaatccattagtttttcagattggtgtgtttcaccgggccatgaagaaatatagagcggagtatcatcagcataacagtgaaagttaacaccatgtttcctgatgatatctccaagggtaacatataaagcgtcaagagtagcggccctagtactgagccttgaggtactccatactgcacttgtgatcgatatgatacatcttcattcactgctacgaactgatggcggtcatataagtacaatttaaaccatgctaatgcacttccattaatgccaacaaagtgttctagtcaatgcaaaagaatgttgaggtcaattgtgtcaaacgcagcactaaggtccaataaaactaatagagagatacacccacaatcagatgataagagcagatcatttgtaactctaaggagagcagtctcagtactatgatacggtctaaatcctgactggaaattctcacatataacatttttctctaagaagaaatataattgtgaggataccaccttttctagtatcttggacagaaaagggagattcgagattggtctataattaactagttctttggggtcaggttgtggttttttgatgagaggcttaataacagccagtttaaaggttttggggacatatcctaatgacaatgaggaattaataatagtcagaagaggatctatgacttctggaagcacctcttttaggagcttagatggtatagggtctaacatacatgttgttggtttagatgatttaacaagtttataaaattgttcctctcctatagtagagaatgagtggaactgttcctcaggaggtctatagtgcactgtctgatgtgatactgtagctgacggctgaatggttgcaattttatctctaatagtatcgattttagaagtaaagtagttcataaagtcattactgctgtggtgttgggaaatgtcaacacttgttgaggctttatttttcgttaatttagccactgtattgaataaatacctggggtta includes these proteins:
- the LOC132095677 gene encoding fucolectin-like, giving the protein MSNAYVPSGPHVHPRCRRRNSRRETSVSYYKENLALKGTAVQSSTYYNYVASNAIDGIRYAPGSASSCSHTDNELNPWWRLDLLDFYYIYKVTITNRADGYLEQTTGVEIRIGNTLENNGNNNPRCGVTSLVPAGSSVSFSCSGMKGRYVNMYIPNIQQHLTLCEVEVYGAAKKQVIRVQVKAAENVDEAELKELVLNKLNQTLSDQDVILTWRTQPNGKVFQKNRTVLKQSPVCSSLK